One Glycine max cultivar Williams 82 chromosome 4, Glycine_max_v4.0, whole genome shotgun sequence DNA segment encodes these proteins:
- the LOC100306520 gene encoding cytochrome b6f complex subunit petM-like protein: MAMATAVVCPQNITGAIVSSPSKTKKRVVHVRGINSFGGLKASNGVVSLGIPMSTEKCFAKVVSSVKAATSNGKGKGGALSSTCNAAGEIFTIAAIINGLVLVGVAVGFVLLRVEAWVEESEAE, translated from the coding sequence ATGGCTATGGCCACAGCTGTCGTGTGTCCTCAGAACATCACCGGAGCCATCGTGAGCTCACCTAGCAAGACCAAGAAGAGAGTGGTACACGTGAGAGGCATAAATTCATTTGGGGGACTGAAGGCTAGCAATGGTGTTGTCTCTTTGGGGATTCCTATGAGCACTGAGAAGTGCTTTGCTAAGGTTGTGAGCTCAGTGAAAGCAGCTACATCAAATGGGAAAGGAAAAGGAGGGGCTCTTTCTTCCACGTGCAACGCTGCTGGTGAGATATTCACGATTGCTGCTATCATCAATGGACTTGTTCTTGTCGGGGTTGCTGTTGGCTTTGTGCTCTTGCGAGTTGAAGCATGGGTCGAGGAGTCCGAGGCAGAGTGA
- the LOC100780677 gene encoding pollen-specific leucine-rich repeat extensin-like protein 1, which yields MASCCSLLLLSLIFLLSSSVSHALSNAEVSFIARRQLLHLHENDELSDNYVDNYETNLTFSNPRLKLAYIALEALKKAIYSDPSNFTANWEGQNVCSYNGVFCEKALDDPKIDVVAGIDLNHADIAGYIPPEIGLLTDLALFHINSNRFCGVLPKSFSKLKLLYEADISNNRFVGRFPEPVLPIPDLKFLDLRFNNFEGELPSELFNKSLDAIFLNNNRFTSTIPQNLGSSPASVVVFANNNLTGCVPSSIGNMTKTLNEFVLTNNNLTGCLPAEIGKLEKVTVFDISQNNFVGMLPRTLNGLKSVEHLSIEHNKLTGFVPRNVCSLSNLVNFTFSYNYFNGEEEGCVPPKKDVVLDDESNCIPDRPKQKVANICNVVISKPVDCSKAQCGSGNPSHSSNPPTTPSGSQPSNPPKVEKPTPTPTPKPQPQPTPSTPKPQPNPTPSPSNPPTPKPQPPSTPNPPTPKPQEPKPTPFPSNPPTPKPQEPKPAPSPSNPPTPKSQEPKPTPSPSNPPTPKSQEPKPTPSPSNPSTPNPQPPKATPSPSNPQTPNPQPPKASPSPFNPPTPQAPKATPPPSPEEDPHREAPKQRHRPPHSLPPPVQSPPPPVHSPPPPVHSPPPPVHSPPPPVHSPPPPVHSPPPPVHSPPPPVHSPPPPVHSPPPPVHSPPPPVHSPPPPVHSPPPPPVHSPPPPVHSPPPPPVHSPPPPPVHSPPPPVHSPPPPVHSPPPPVHSPPPPVHSPPPPPVHSPPPPVHSPPPPVHSPPPPVHSPPPPVHSPPPPVYSPPPPVHSPPPPAPSVSPPPDEDIILPPHFGSSYASPPPPIIAGY from the coding sequence ATGGCCTCGTGTTGCTCTCTTCTATTGCTCTCCTTAATATTCCTTCTTTCATCATCTGTCTCTCATGCACTTTCCAATGCCGAAGTCTCTTTCATTGCTCGTCGCCAATTGTTGCACTTACACGAGAATGATGAATTATCTGACAACTACGTAGATAATTATGAAACAAATTTAACTTTCTCCAACCCCAGACTAAAACTTGCATACATTGCACTTGAGGCATTGAAAAAAGCAATATACTCAGACCCATCAAATTTCACAGCTAATTGGGAGGGCCAAAATGTTTGCTCTTATAATGGAGTTTTTTGTGAAAAGGCTCTAGATGATCCAAAGATTGACGTTGTAGCAGGGATTGACCTTAACCATGCAGACATCGCAGGTTACATTCCCCCCGAAATCGGATTGTTAACCGACCTTGCACTTTTTCATATAAACTCAAACAGGTTTTGTGGGGTTCTCCCAAAAAGTTTTTCCAAGCTTAAGCTTCTTTATGAGGCAGACATCAGCAACAATCGCTTTGTTGGGCGATTCCCTGAGCCTGTGCTTCCAATTCCAGACCTTAAATTCCTTGACCTTAGGTTCAATAACTTTGAAGGGGAACTACCTTCTGAGCTTTTCAACAAAAGCCTCGACGCTATCTTTTTGAACAATAATCGCTTCACGTCCACAATTCCTCAGAACCTGGGATCTTCTCCAGCTTCAGTTGTGGTTTTTGCCAATAACAATCTCACGGGTTGCGTGCCTTCAAGCATTGGCAACATGACAAAGACACTGAACGAGTTTGTTTTGACCAATAACAACCTCACTGGTTGCTTGCCGGCAGAGATCGGAAAGCTCGAAAAAGTTACTGTGTTTGACATAAGCCAAAACAATTTTGTTGGCATGTTGCCAAGGACCTTAAATGGGCTTAAGAGCGTGGAGCACTTATCCATTGAACACAATAAGCTCACAGGTTTTGTCCCACGTAATGTTTGCAGCTTGTCCAATTTGGTCAACTTCACATTCTCTTATAACTATTTCAATGGTGAGGAAGAAGGTTGTGTGCCTCCTAAGAAGGATGTTGTGTTGGATGATGAGAGCAATTGCATACCGGATAGGCCAAAACAAAAGGTCGCAAACATTTGCAATGTGGTGATAAGTAAGCCTGTGGATTGTAGCAAAGCGCAGTGTGGAAGTGGGAACCCATCTCATTCTTCCAATCCTCCAACAACACCATCTGGGTCACAGCCTTCCAATCCTCCTAAAGTTGAGAAACCtacaccaacaccaacaccaaaGCCACAACCTCAACCTACCCCTTCAACACCAAAGCCCCAACCCAACCCAACCCCTTCTCCTTCTAATCCTCCAACACCAAAGCCACAACCCCCTTCTACCCCTAACCCTCCAACACCAAAGCCACAAGAACCCAAACCTACCCCTTTTCCCTCAAATCCTCCAACACCAAAGCCACAAGAACCCAAACCTGCCCCTTCTCCCTCAAATCCTCCAACACCAAAGTCACAAGAACCCAAACCTACCCCTTCCCCCTCAAATCCTCCAACACCAAAGTCACAAGAACCCAAACCTACCCCTTCTCCCTCAAATCCTTCAACACCAAACCCACAACCACCCAAAGCAACCCCTTCTCCCTCCAACCCTCAAACACCAAACCCACAACCACCTAAAGCAAGTCCATCTCCATTCAATCCTCCAACACCACAAGCACCCAAAGcaacaccaccaccatcacctgAGGAAGATCCTCATAGGGAAGCACCCAAACAACGACACAGACCTCCACACTCTCTGCCTCCACCAGTTCAGTCTCCTCCTCCACCTGTTCACTCCCCACCACCACCTGTACATTCTCCTCCTCCACCTGTTCACTCACCACCTCCACCAGTTCACTCCCCACCACCACCTGTTCACTCCCCACCACCACCTGTACATTCTCCTCCTCCACCTGTTCACTCCCCACCACCACCTGTTCACTCCCCACCACCACCTGTACATTCTCCTCCTCCACCAGTTCACTCCCCACCACCACCTGTCCactctccaccaccaccacccgtCCATTCTCCACCTCCACCAGTTCACtccccaccaccaccacccgtccactctccaccaccaccacccgtCCATTCTCCACCACCACCAGTTCATTCTCCACCTCCACCAGTTCACTCTCCTCCTCCACCAGTTCACTCCCCACCACCTCCTGTCCactctccaccaccaccaccggtCCATTCTCCACCCCCACCAGTTCATTCTCCACCACCACCCGTCCATTCTCCACCCCCACCAGTTCATTCTCCACCACCACCCGTCCATTCTCCACCCCCACCAGTGTACTCTCCACCACCACCAGTACACTCTCCACCACCTCCTGCACCATCAGTTTCACCTCCTCCTGATGAAGATATTATTCTTCCCCCTCACTTCGGCTCTTCTTATGCTTCACCCCCTCCACCTATCATCGCTGGATACTAA